Sequence from the Mesorhizobium sp. PAMC28654 genome:
GGCAAAGCGCGCCATCGACAAGATTTCCACGCCTTTCGATTTTGGCACCGGATCCGCTATTCGCATCGGGCTTAGTGTTGGAAGTGCGTTCGCGCCTGCCGATGGGAGCAATCCGGAAATTCTGCTGGCCTGTTCAGACCTGGCGCTCTACGACGCCAAGCGTACCGGCAAGGGCCGCTACCGGGCCCATGTGCGGGTTGTCTGACTCGTCACACTGGTTGGCCTACCCCCGCGTCGGTGAAGGCCTCTGGTGTCAGACCGGGCGATCCGCGTCCTTCCTGTTCGGCCGCGCGCAGCAGCGCCACCGTTCGCCTTATCAGCGGCGCGGGCGTGCCCGCCTTCCGTGCCAGACGCAGGATCGCGCCCTGCAACTCGTCAATCTCCGTCGCCCGGCCGCGCTGAAGATCGTCCCACATCGATGAGCGTGCCCGGGGATCGATCGCCAGCATCCTGCGCGCCAAAAGCTTGAACAACCAGTCCGGCAGCCGCAGCACTTTCGGCAACAGCACGGGACGCAGGCCGGCGATCCGGGCTGGCTCGATGCGACAGGTTTTCATCGCCGCAAGCGCCTCGTCGATCTGAGCGGCCAGGATCAACCGCCAGCGACGGTCGGCGAGTTCCGTCGCCAGCGGCAGGTCGGAAAGCGCCACCAGCGCGTTGTTGAGGTTCATCAACAATTTGCCCCACTGCACCGCCCTCATGTCGGCGTGAACCTCAACCCCGAACCCATCGACATCTAGCAGTTCGACAAGGCCGGGCTCGCCGTCTTCGATCATCGCCTTGCCGTCGCTGGCGCGGTGCACACGCAGAGGCACATCGCCGTCCGGCGACCCCACCACATTGAACGGCACCATGCCCGCCAACACACGCCGCTGGCCGAGCCGCAACCTGTCGGCATTGTCGACGCCGTTCTGGAAACTGACCACCACGGCGTCCGGGCGAGCATGAGCCGCGATAATCCGGGCCATCTCCTCGGTTGCGCCGCTCTTGACCGTCACCAGGATCACGTCGGCCCTGGCCAACGCAACGGACGGATCAGCAGTGGCCGAAAGCTCTCCCGGCCCCAGCAACCGGTCAAGCCCATCAAGGTCGGTGACATGCAATCCGCCTGTGCGCAGCGCCGCCTCGAAGCGCGGCCGCACCAGCAGAATCACCTGCCGCCCGGCGAGCGCCAGGCAGCCGCCGACATAACAGCCAATGCTGCCAGCACCGGCAATGGCGATCGTGCTCTTTGCGCTGATCATCCCGTGATTCCGCGTGATCCCGCGACTATACGACATGAAAACCATATTGTCGGCGCCATGACTGGCCCTCACGTCTGGCCGTGACAGGCCCCGCGCTTTCGACTATCGCTTTTGCATGACTCTGCCGACCGATCCCGCCGAAAACCTCGCCGCCCTCATTCGTTGCGCCTCCGTGACGCCCGCCGAAGGCGGCGCCCTGACGGCGCTCGAAACAATGCTGAAGCCGCTCGGCTTCTCCGTCGAACGCCCGGTGTTCTCCGAGGACGGCACGCCGGACATCGAGAACCTTTATGCGCGGCGCTCCGGCAACGGTCCGCATCTGATGTTCGCCGGCCATACCGACGTGGTGCCGGTTGGCGACGAAGCGGCGTGGACGCACCCGCCTTTCGCCGCCGAGATCGCCAAGGGTGAGATGTATGGCCGTGGCGCCGTCGACATGAAGGGTGGCATCGCGTGCTTCATCGCCGCGGTGGCGCGCCATGTCGAACGGAAGGGCGGCCCGAAAGGCTCGGTGTCGCTGCTGATCACCGGCGACGAGGAAGGGCCGGCTATCAACGGAACGGTCAAGCTGCTGGACTGGGCCGTCGCCAAGGGCGAGACGTGGGATGCCGCGATCGTCGGCGAGCCGACCAACCCGGACGCGCTCGGCGACATGATCAAGATCGGCCGGCGCGGTTCCCTGTCGGGCAGCGTCACCGTCAATGGACGCCAGGGGCACGTCGCCTACCCTCATCTCGCCGACAATCCGGTGCGCGGGCTGATAATGCTGGTCGACGCCCTGCTGCACCCGGTCTTCGACAAGGGAACCAAGGATTTCCAGCCGACCAATCTGGAGGTGACCACATTCGATGTCGGCAACCCCGCCACCAATGTGATCCCGGCCAAGGCGACCGCGACCTTCAACATCCGCTTCAACGACAGCTGGACCGCCGAGACCATCCAGGCTGAAATCCACAACCGCCTCGACCAGGCGGCCAAGCGCAAGAAATACCGGACGGGCAAGA
This genomic interval carries:
- the dapE gene encoding succinyl-diaminopimelate desuccinylase, with product MTLPTDPAENLAALIRCASVTPAEGGALTALETMLKPLGFSVERPVFSEDGTPDIENLYARRSGNGPHLMFAGHTDVVPVGDEAAWTHPPFAAEIAKGEMYGRGAVDMKGGIACFIAAVARHVERKGGPKGSVSLLITGDEEGPAINGTVKLLDWAVAKGETWDAAIVGEPTNPDALGDMIKIGRRGSLSGSVTVNGRQGHVAYPHLADNPVRGLIMLVDALLHPVFDKGTKDFQPTNLEVTTFDVGNPATNVIPAKATATFNIRFNDSWTAETIQAEIHNRLDQAAKRKKYRTGKKTPVDYDIIWRDRPSHVFLTRDEKLIETLSGSVKAVVGKQPVLSTSGGTSDARFIKDHCPVVEFGLVGKTMHMVDERVAVADLETLTQIYLRFIEDWFG
- a CDS encoding 2-dehydropantoate 2-reductase, translating into MISAKSTIAIAGAGSIGCYVGGCLALAGRQVILLVRPRFEAALRTGGLHVTDLDGLDRLLGPGELSATADPSVALARADVILVTVKSGATEEMARIIAAHARPDAVVVSFQNGVDNADRLRLGQRRVLAGMVPFNVVGSPDGDVPLRVHRASDGKAMIEDGEPGLVELLDVDGFGVEVHADMRAVQWGKLLMNLNNALVALSDLPLATELADRRWRLILAAQIDEALAAMKTCRIEPARIAGLRPVLLPKVLRLPDWLFKLLARRMLAIDPRARSSMWDDLQRGRATEIDELQGAILRLARKAGTPAPLIRRTVALLRAAEQEGRGSPGLTPEAFTDAGVGQPV